Below is a window of Parafrankia irregularis DNA.
AGGACCGGCTGATCGTGGAGCGCCAGCGCCCGGCCCGGATGCCACTGGCCCGCGGCGGCGAGGCGCACCTGCGGTTCGACCGCTTCTCCGTCGCCTACCGCGAGTCGCTCGCCGCGCTCGGCTACCCCGATCTGCCGCCGACCCACTGAGCACACCCGCACCGCCACCACCGGGGCCGCGGATGAACGGCGGGGCCGACTCACGCGAGAACAGAAGGCAGGAAGCTATGGTTCCGCGGTGGGCGGTCCGACGCCCATGACCTGAACCCGCGCGGAAAAGGGACTTTGGGGAGACCGCATGAGCCCTATCCCGACCGGCCGTGTCATCGGGGAGGGCGATCGCTGCCGCCTCGTCCTCACCCGCACGTTCCAGGCACCGGTGCGGGAGGTGTGGGCCGCGGTCACCGAGGACGCGCGGCTGGCCCGCTGGATCGGCACGTTCACCGGCGATCCGGCGTCGGGCGAGGTGACCTTCCAGATGACGGCTGAGGACGGAGCACCCGCCCAGCAGGTCGAGATCCGTGAATGCACACCCCCACATGCCCTCCGCGTGGGCATCCACGCCGGATCGGAGCGCTGGCTGCTCGACCTCGAGCTCGCCGAGGCTGACGGCGTCACCACGCTGACCTTCTCCCAGCCGGGGCTCGACCCCGCCGCCGCGGAGAACGTCGGGCCCGGCTGGGAGTACTACCTGGACCGGCTGGTGGCCGCGGAGACCGGCGGCGAACCGGCCGCCGTCGACTTCGAGCGCGACTACTACCCGGCGATGCGGGACCACTACCAGCGGCAGGCCTCAGCGCTGAGCCCTCAGGCCTGAGGGCTGCCGGAGCTGAGGCCCGCCAGAAGAAATGCCGGGTCAGCCGCCGGCGGGCAGGTCCGCGCAGGAGGACTCGTCCGGCAGCAGCGGACGGAAAGTCAGCCGCCACGTCGCACCCTCGGACGTCCACGGGGTGATGGCGTCCGCCGTGCGCGCCGCCGCCAGCACCTTCGTCGCGTCGCCGCCGCTGGACGTCACGCAGCTCAGGCCGAGGCCCGCACCGTAGGGCTCACCGGGCAACGGCGGGCCGGGCCAGGGACGTGCCTCCCGGCTCAGCCCACCTCCGCCGCCGCACAGGTCGGGCGGGTCGCCGGCGGGCATGCTGCCGGCGGGCGCGCCGTCGCTGGGCGTGCTGGCGCTGGGCGCGCTGCCGCTGGGCGCGCTGCCGTCCGATGACGGCGCTGGGCAGTTCGCGGCCCACGGCTCGGCGAACGCGGCGATGGCGGTGGGGCTGTACTCCTCCGGTTCGCTGACCGCGCCCGTGCCCAGGGTGGCGGGCAGGTCGGTGAGCTCGGTGTACAGGCGCTGGGCGGCCTTGCGCGCGGACTGCTGGGCCGCGGTCAGCCCGGTGCCGTCCGCCTCGGTCAACGCCGTCACCTCCATCGTGCGCACACCACCCGCGGTCCGGACGGTGAACCGGGTCGACGGGGCATCCGCGATCGGCGGCTGGCCGAAGTCCGGTTCGGTGCCGACACCGGCCGCGACCGCGTGGTCGACGAGCTTCTGGACATCCGCGGCCGAGATCCGCCGCAGCTGGAGGTTCGGCAACGCCGGGCCGGGCCACACCGCGGCCACCGGGCCTTCGGTGAGCACCCGACCGTCGTGGTAGATCGCGACCAGCGGTAGCCGGGTGGCCAGCATCTGCGCTGTCACGAAACCGCCGATCCAGTCCACCCGCACCGCCACGGCGTCCGCGTCGAGGCCGGTAGTGGCACCGGTGCCGAGGCTGTCGCGGGCCGGGCCGGCGGCGGTGGCTCCGGTGCAGGCCACGCTCGCCAGTGCGGTCACCAGCGCCAGGGGTAGGACGGCCGCCATCAGGCGTCCGCCGCGGAGCATTGTCATCGCCATGGCCCTTAGACGGCGCAGTCCCCGCTCTGGTTCACCGTCACCGCGGCTCGTTCGGGGGCACTTCGCTGACGCCGCCGACTCCCCGCCGTCATCCGTACCTTCCGGCCTATGATCGGCGGGCATTCCATTTGCCTGTCAGTATCTTTCGGCGCAATCGTCTCGAGACGCGGCAACTCCACCCGCGACGCCACTGCCGACCTGACGGTCGGGCCCGAGCAGGCCACTGCGGACGAAAGGCGGGCGACACCGCATGAAGCCCCTCGGCCCCGACGACCCGCGTACCGCGGGTGCCTACCGACTCGTCGGCGTTCTCGGGGCCGGCGGGATGGGCCGGGTGTACCTGGGCCGCAGCCCCGGCGGGCGCAACGTGGCCATCAAGGTGATCCGCCCGGAGTTCGCGGACCATCCGGAGTTCCGCGCCCGGTTCCGGCGTGAGGTCGAGGCCGCCCGGCGGGTCGGCGGCCGGTGGACCGCGCAGGTGATCGACGCGGACGCGGACGCCGAGCGGCCCTACCTCGTCACGGTGTACGTCCCGGGCCCGTCGCTGCTGGATGCCGTTCACCGGCACGGCCCACTGCCCGCCCCGACCGTGACGGCTCTGGGTGTCGGCCTCTCCGAGGCGCTGATCAGCATCCACGCCGCGGGGGTGGTGCACCGCGATCTCAAGCCCTCGAACGTGCTGCTCACCGTCGACGGCCCGACGGTGATCGATTTCGGGATCGCCCGCGCGGTGGACTCGACCATTCTCACCCAGTCCGGCTCGATGATCGGCTCGCCGGCCTTCATCTCGCCCGAGCAGATCACCGGCGGGGACATCGGGCCCGCCAGCGACGTGTTCGCGCTCGGCGCCGTGCTGGTCTTCGCCGCGACGGGCAGCGGGCCGTTCGCGGGCACCGGGACACCTGCCGTGCTGTACGGGATTCTCAACGGCGAGCCGCGGCTGGACGGCGTACCGGCCGAGCTCCGCGCGGCTGTCGAGGCCTGCCTGCACAAGACCCCGGCCCTGCGCCCGCGGCCCGCCGAGATCAGGCGGGCCCTCCTTCCGGACGACCGTGCCGGTGGCGCGCTCTGGGCCCGCTGGCTGCCGCCGGAGCTGGTCACCGGTCTGATCCGGCAGGCGGTCGACGTCCTCGACCTCGAAGGTTCCGGCGGCCGGCCCGAGGTCGTCCGCTCCGATGAGACGGTGTCCCACGACGCCCCGTCGCGCAGCGCTGTCACCCACGCCCCGTCGCACGGCACCGTCACCCACACCCCGGCGTACAGCACCGCGGCTGCGGAGATCCCCGGCCTGACACCGCCGCCGGAGCAGGCCGGTCGGGACGGCCAGCGGCGCCTGCTGGCCGTCATCGCCTCCGTGGCCACCATGTGCCTGGTGATCATCGTGACGGCCGTCGTGCTGATCGGCTCCCGTGACTCCGGAGACGACGCGAAGATCGCCGACCAGGCCGGCACCGGGTCGCCCGCACCCCTCTCCGCGAGCGCGGGCCCCGGGGGCCGCGGGACGGCATCGGACGGATCGGACCCCGCCGCGTCCCCGGTACGTCCCGGCCCGCTGCCCGCCGGCTACGCCGGGACCTGGGAGGGGCAGGTCACCTCACATCTGGGCGTCACCCAACAGGTGGTGATCACCCTCCGGGCCGGCTCTGCCGGCGAGGTCGTCGGGCGTTCCGAGTTCACCCTCGACGGGCTCGGGGGCCTGGTCAGCGTTGGCTCGGAATCGGTGAAGTGCGTCGGCGACCTGGAACTCGTCGGCCTCTCCGACGGCGCGGCCGTTCCGGGAATCGTGCTGCGCGATGTCCCGGGCTCCGACCGGAATCCGACCCTGCTGGGCCTGCAGGTGTGCACGAGCGGCGGAACGAGCCGGCTGGCTCTGACCGGCGACGACGAGCTGGCCTTCCAGTCCGACGAGGACGACGCCGGGCGACCTGCCGGCACGCTGAGCCGCCGCGGCTGACCGACGGCGCCGGACGCCCGGCCGGGGCTGAGGCCGCCATGGGTCATGGCCTGACATCAGGCCTACATGAGCTGGCCGCCGTCGACGGCGTATTCGCTGCCGGTGATGAAGCTCGCGGCCGGTGAGGCGAGGAAGGCGACGACCTCGGCCACGTCCTGCGCGGTTCCGGCGCGGCCGAGCGGCAGCTCCTTTCCCAACCGGTCGGCCGTGGACGGATCGAGCATCGGGGTCGCGATCGGCCCCGGCACCACCGCGTTCACCCGGATTCGATCCCGGCTGAGCTCCTTGGCCGCCGACTGGGTGAACCCGCGGAGCGCGAACTTGGAGGATGTGTAGGCGCTGTGGTTCGCGAACCCGCGGACGGCGGCGACGGACAGGGTGTTGACGACCGCGGCGTCGTGGTCCTTCGCCGCGGCGCGCAGGGCGGGCAGTGCGACCTGCACTCCGAGAAAGGCGCCAAGGCAGTTGATCTCCCACAGCGCGCGCATGCCGTCGGCGGTCTCCTCCGGGATCGAACCACTCCGGAGCACTCCCGCGTTGTTGACCAGGACGTGCAGGGCGCCGAAACGTTCGACGGCGATCTCGACCGCCCTCCCCCAGTCGTTCTCGCTGCGGACGTCCCCCTGGCAGTCCACGACCAGCGGGTCGTTGCTCTCCGGGGTGGTCAGGTCCATGGCGACCACGGCGTAGTCCTGTGTGCGCAGGCGGCGGACGACCGCGGCTCCCTGCCCTCTCGCGCCACCCGTGACAATGGCGACCCGGTGGGTCATGTTCTTTCCTCCTCTGTGCAGAGAGTCAGGTGAAGAGATAGGAACCGGGCTCGACGTCGCGGGTCATCCGCCAGTAGTCGACCAGGCGCCAGGGGCTCAGAACGTGCACCCTGCCGTCGTCGCCCTTGTACCAGGAATGCCGCACCGCCGGATGCGCCCAGACCGTGCCGGCCAGTTCGGCACGCAGCCGCTCGACATAGTCGTCGAACGTCTCGGGGGTCACCTCCATCGACCGGTGCCCGCCCGTCAGCAGTGCCCGCAGGCACGATCCGATGAAGCGCAGCTGGCATTCCGAGTGGAAGATGATGCTCCCGGCGTGCGCGAGGTTCGTGCCGGGGCCGTACATCAGGAAGAGGTTCGGGAAACGCGGCACGGTGATACCCAGATGCGCCGCCGGGCCGTCCGCCCACTCTTCACGCAGGCGGGCCCCACCGCGGCCGGTGATATCCATCGGGGCGAGGAACTCGTTGGCCCGGAAACCCGTCGCCAGGACGATCACGTCGACCTCGAAACGCCCCCGGCCGGTGACGACGGCGCCGGGCTCGATCCGGATGATCTCGTCGCGGACCAGGTCGACGTTGTCCCGGCGCAGGCACCGCAGCCAGCTTCCGTCGTCCTGCAGCAGCCGCTTCCCCATCAGCGGGTAGTCGGGAACCACCTTGGCGAGCAGCTCCGGGTCGTCGCCGACCTGGCGCTCGATCCAGGACAGGAGCACCCGGCGCCGGGCCTCGTTCGCGGCGTTGACGGACTCCGGGAGCCCCGGCCAGTCCGGGTCCACCCGGACCAGGTCCAGGGCCTTGTCGCTGGCCTGGTACATGAGCATGAACCGGTACCAGGACGCGTAGCCGGGCAGATGGCGCATGGCCCATCTCGCCCCGTCGTGCACGGCCTGGCGGTATTTCCGGTTCGGTGCCATCCACTGGGCACTGCGCTGGAACACGACCAGGCTTTCGACGTCCTCCGCGATCGCCGGGGCGACCTGGAAACCACTCGCGCCGGCACCGATCAGCGCGACCCGTTTTCCGGCCAGCCCGACCGAGTGATCCCAGCGGGCGGTGTGGAAGACGGGGCCCGAGAAGGTGTCCAGGCCGGGGATCTCGGGGGTCAGCGGGCGGTTGAGCTGCCCGACCGCCGAGATGACTATGTTCGCGTCGAGACGGGTCTGCGTCCCGTCCGGGCCGCGGGTGACCAGGTGCCATCGCGAGGCGGCCTCGTCCCACGTCGCGGAAAGCACCTCCGTGCTCCAGCGGACGTGCGGCGCGATGTCGTGGCGGCGCATCACCTGCCGGAAATAGCTCAGCAGCTCCGGCTGCTGGGAGAAGTAGCCGCCGAAGCCGTCACTGGGCTCGAACGAATAGCAGTAGAAATGGTTGCCGACGTCCACCCGGCAGCCCGGGTAGCTGTTCTCCAGCCAGGTTCCGCCGACGTCGGAGTTCTTCTCGATGATGGTGAACGGAATGCCGGCCTGTTTGAGGCGAACCCCGGCGAGCAGCCCGGACTGGCCGCAGCCGATCACGATGACGGAAAGGCCGTGGCGCGCCGCGGCGTCGAGGTCGCCGAGGTCCAGGCGCCGGGGGTCGTCGCCCCCGATGTTCATCTCCTCCAGGAACATCTCGGCGTACTCGTCGGCGACCGGTTCGCAGACCAGCCAGGCCATGATCTCCCGCGCGAGCGGGCCGGGCGGCGGTGGCACCGGCGGGCAGCCGGCGTCCCGGTAGGCCCGGATCGCGGCCAGCGCCTGTTCGCGCAGGGCGCGTGACTCGTGCTCCTCGAGCCCGCCCTGGAAGTCGTTCGGAATGAAGGTCCGTGGCCGCAGCGGCCCGCGGACGAAGGCGGGGTCCCCGGTGAGATGGGCCATCGACGCGACCAGCGTCGGTACGCTGACGCCTTCCAGGAACGCGGCGATCTGGTCGTCGTCCTGGGTGATCGGAGGAAGTAAGGAGGACGAGGAGCCTTCGGTTCTCCGGGAGACGCCGGCTGGCATTCTTTTCATCCTTCCCGAGCGGGCATCCGGTCAGGTGCGGGTCACTGGTGGAGCGGCACGCCGCTCAGCGCCGTGACCGCGCGGGCGACCTCGGCCGGGGGCAGCGGCCGCATGATGTTGTGCTGGACGGCACCGAGCAGGTAGAGGTGCACCGCGCGGGCCCGCTCCGCCGGGTCCGGGACACCGCATCGCCCGATGGCGTCCTCGAACAGCGCGCGGATGGTCTCGAAGCAGGTCAGCACCTCGGCGTGGGCGCCCCGCGGCCAGGCGTGCGCCAGGTAGGTGGTCCACAGGACCAGGCTGTTCAGCCTCGCGGTCTCACCCAGTTCCACGCCACCGCCTTCCGGCGTCCTGTCGCCACCCGGTTCCGCTGCGCCACCCGGTTCCGCGGAACCGCCTTCCGAGGGCAGGAAGGTCGACACCAGGACACGGAACGCCGCCGGGCCGTCGGCCGCGACCTCCATGTGCTGGCGCACGTGGTCGGCGAACTGCCGCAGGAAGGTCAGGACGGCCAGGTCGACAAGCTCGCCCGCGTTGTCGACGTAGTAGTGGACCGTGCTTTTCGTCAGGCCGGCCTCCTCGGCGACGGCCCGGGTCGTGCAGGCGGCGATCCCCGAGCGGGCCACCAGACGGGCCGCGGCCTGCGCGATGCGCACACGTGCCGCCTGCTGGTTCGGCGACCAGCGTGCGGCCTGGTCTGCGGTGACAGCCGCCGGTTCGCTGACCGGTTCACTGACCGCGGGGCCCGTCATGCGGCATACACTCCGATCCGGACAAGCGTCCGAGGAGTTCGGACATCCGTCCAAAGCATAGCCGTCGCGCGACGAGGAGGGCGGGCCGATGGGCAACGCCGAGGTCAGGCTGTCACTGCCACCGGGGCAGGACGCGGACGCCGCGGAGCTCGCGGCCCGCATCAGGCAGCTCGGCCAGCCGTCGATGCGCGAGCGGGGAGTCGACGGCGCGCGTGCCTACCTGGAGGAACGGTCCGCGGCCGGGTCCGCCGGCCCGGACGTCGACCACGTCCACGACGCCACCGTGGACGTGCCGGGCCGGGCCGGGGTGCCGGTTCGCATCTACCGGGCGCGGCGACGGCCACAGGCACAGGCCGGCGCCGGTCTCCCGGTGGTGGTGTACTTCCACGGCGGCGGCTGGGTCATCGGCAGCGTCGCCGCCTCGGACTCCTTCTGCCGGCGGCTCGTCCACGCCGCCGACTGCGTGCTGGTGTCGGTCGGCTACCCGCTGGCGCCCGAGCATCCCTACCCACACGCCGTCGACAGCGCGGTCGCCGCCATCGCATGGTCGGCCGCCCACGCGCCGGAATGGGGAGGCGACCCGGCCCGGCTGGTGGTGCTCGGCGACTCGGCCGGCGGGAACATCGCCACCGTCGCCGTCCGCCGGCTGCTCCACCACGGCGGGCCGCCGGTGGCCCGGCAGGTCCTCGCCTACCCGGTGACCGCGGGCGGGCAGGTTCGCGCCGGCGGCCACTTCGGCGCCGACTGGCCGCTGACCGACGACGACCTCAACTGGTTCTCCGACCACTACGTACCGGACCCGGCGCTGCGCCAGGACCCGGATGTGGCACCGCTGCACGCCGACGTCCAGGACCTGCCGCCCACCACGCTGCTCCTCGCCGGCTGCGACCCCCTCGTCGCCGAAGGCCTCACCTACGCCGACCGGCTGTGGCAGGCCGGCGTCCGCGTCGACCTGCACCTCTACGCCGGGCAGATCCACGGCTTCCTGACCCTGGACCCCGCCGCCCTGCCTCGCGCCGAGGAGGCGCTCGGTCTCGTCGCCAACGCCATCCGCAACACCTGACAGCGCCAGCCCCCACGGCATGCGCCTCAGCCAGCGTCACCGCGGGGACGCCGTGGGGACCGCCGGGAAACGGTCACGGGCTCTGCGTGGCCTGCCCGGGCACGAGGCTCCTGCGCAGCCCGGAGACCGCCTCGTCGCTTACCCCCACCCGCGAGGCCCAACCGTCGACGCCACCGAACCGGTCGCCGACCAGACCGAGGAAGTGGATCATCGTCAGGTTCCGCAACATCACCGGCTTTATTCCGTCAGCACTCTGCGCGACGTACAGCGGATTCGCCCGCAGGCGCTCCGCAATCGTCAGCGCGTGGGAGTTGCTGGCGATGTAGTCCGAAATTATGTGCTCGTCCGTGACCTCGACCAGACCGAGCAGGAGAGCCGCGACCAGCCCGGTGCGATCACGCCCGGCGGCGCAGTGGAAGAGTACCGACTCGCCCACCGACACCGCACCCGCGATGATGCCGATGATCTCCGCGAGGGCCTCCGCGCCCTCGACCAGGTTCACGAAGTAGCCCTCGGCGAGCGCAATGGGATCGCGGCCGTCGGGGAAGGGCTCGCGACCGATTCTCCCCTCGGGAACCACGGAGACGTGGACGCACCGCACCTCGGGCAGGAGCCGCTGGTCCTGGAGCCCGTCCCCGTCGGATTCCTCGCGCGTTCGGATGTCCACGACCGTACCGACACGCATCTCGTTGACGAGCCGGTGCCGGTCCCGCTCCGACATGCGGTCCAGAGCGCCGGACCGAAACAGGACACTCGACAACGTACGCAAACCGCCCAACGTGGAGAGACCACCGAGATCCCTCGCATTGGTTATCCCGTCAAAGGGCGTCAAGTTCCCCAAACCAGACCTTCCGCCTGAATTTGACCACAATTCACCATGCAGCTACCTCATCATGCAGATACACAAAGCTCGACCCGAATGCAGCCCATCGCATTCTTCATGCTTTCCAGGCCCGCCTTGGAGTGTACCGCCGCCCAGGTTTTCGCCATGCCGCGGACAGGGCACGGACCAACGGGGCACCTAGCCGGGGAATCCGTTACCGAGGACGTCCGGCCCGGCTGGGCGAATCCGAAGAGTGGAGGATTCTGGTCGTCAGAACGACCAAAATCCTCTTTTCTTGTGGATTGTCAGCCCCGCTGCGGGAGTCCTGCCTGTCGCCCCCCAGCCCGAGTTCGGGCGGCGGCCGAACGAGCGGGTCAGACGCTCAGCCGTCGGTAGCGGGCCAGTCGGCGGACGTCGTCCGCGGTGGGCCGGACGGTGCAGGGTGCGACGGCCGCCTCCAGCCGGGCCTGGACGCCGGCCAGGTCGAGGCGCAGGCCGATCGCGACCAGGCCGTCACCGCCGTCACCCGCGAAGCCTGGCCTGGCAGCGCCGGGGCCGAGGCCAGGGCTGGGGCTGGGGCTGGTGGGCCTGGGGATGCTGGGCCTGGGGATGCTGGGCCTGGGGGTGCTGGGCTTGGGGGTACTGGGCCGGGCGGCGATGTGGATCTGGCCGCCGACGAGGTTGACCACGTGGGGGCGCAGGCCGCGGCCGGTGTCCACGGTCACGGTGCCCTTGAGGCGGTAGACGCCCGGCGGGGGCCGCTCGATCAGATCGACCAGCCGGCCCGGGTCGACCGGGCCGGTGGCGAGCACGGTCACCGCGTCGGCCCGCGGGTGCGCTTCGCCGTCGTGGTCGTGGTCGTGGCCCTCGCCGTCCCCTGCTTCGCCGGCCTCCCTGGCCGCGGCGGCGAGCGGGAGCTCGTCGATCGGGTCGTGCGGGTTCGCGGTGTCGAGGACCAGGGCGGGGTCGAGGCGCCCGCGCGTCGTCTCGACGATGTGGACCTGCGGGTTGGACTCGCGTACCCGGTCGGCGATCCGTCCCAGGATGTCCACGCGGTGCTCCGGCGGGAGCCGGTCGGTCTTGTTGATCACGACGAGGGTCGCGGAGGCGAACCGGGCCGGAGGCAGGCCGGTGCCCGGGTCGACCGTGTCGAAATAGGCGGCGGCGTCCACGACGTCGACAAGGCCGCCGGGGCGCACCCGAGGAACCCCGCTGAACCGGATGAGCCGGGCGAGTGCCGGCGGGTCGGCCACCCCGCTGGCCTCGACGATCACCGCGTCGAGGCGCAGCTTCGGCTGGCTCAGCTTCGCCAGCGCCACGTCGAGGCCGTCGGTGTCCGGCAGACAGCACAGGCATCCTCCGGCGATGGAGGCAGGCTCGTCCACCTGGCCGCTGACCAGGGCCGCGTCGACGTTGATCGCGCCGAAATCGTTGACCACCACACCGAGCCGCGCCCCGGGTGCCCGCAGCAGGTGGTTCAGCACCGTCGTCTTGCCCGCGCCCAGATATCCGGTGAGCGCGATCACCGGCACCCGCACAGCCATCCCCCACCCGCCTCCTCGTCTACCGGCATCTTCCTCCTGCTCGGATTCCTCCTGCTCGGCGCCGGTACGGGAGCCCAGGGCCGGACCAGCCGCGCCCCGCACAGGTGTGATGTCAGCGCGGCTCCAGCAGGACCAGCGGAATCACCCGTTTCGACTTGCGCTGGTATCCCTCGTAGACCCGGTTGCCCGCGACGACCCGCGGCCACAGCCGGTCGCGTTCCGCCTCCGTGGCGACCCGGGCGCGCATCGGGCGCCACGCGCCACCACGGAGGCGGACCTCGACGTCAGGCTGGGCGCGGAGATTGAGGAACCAGTCGGGATGGCGGTCGTCGCCGCCTCGGGAGGCCACCAGCACGATCGACCTGCCGTCGCGGACCGGCGAGGTGAGCATGATCGTGTGCTGGTGGCCGCTGCGGCGGCCGACCGTCGTCAGCTCCAGGACGGGCATGCCGATCGCACGCCAGCCGAGCCGGCCGCGGGTCGCCTTCAACAGCAGCCTGTGCGCGCTGTTCATGGCCTTGAAGCCACGCTCGCTCACCATGTCCCGGCCCTCGATCCGTCCTCGCCGCCCGGCCCGGCAAGCCTAAGGCCCGCTCCGCTCCGCGCCCCGTCGAGCCATCGAGCGGGTGGTCTGGTGGGCTGGTTGGCATTCGCGGCGGGTGACCCCCGATGGTCACGCACAGCCATGACTACTCTCGGAAACTAGGGGAAGACACTCCGTGCCCGTCGCGACCCTCGATGTGGCAACGACCGCGGCTAACCAGAGCCGACCATCCTCGTGCGCCGCCGATCGCGATCGGTCGCGCCCGATGTCCACCCAATGGTCCGGTCCCGCTCGGGGCCTCAAAGGGGGGAACCCATGAGCTGGTCACGAACGTCCCAGCGCTGTGCGTCTCGCGCGTTCGTCCTGACCGCCACACTGACCGCGGCCCTGGCCACGCCGATCCTCTTCGCTCCAGACGCCCACGCCCAGCCGACCAGCCCGGCCACCCAGTCGGCCGCGCCGACCTACGGGACGGTCTCGCCGACCAGCGGAACCGGATCGCCGACCGGGACTGCCTCACCCACCGGGACGGGCTCGCCCTCACCCACCGGCACGGCGAGCGCCGTACCCGGCGCGGCGGGCGCGCGGTGCCCGACGTTGCCGGAGGTCTCCGGCCCCCTGAAGACCTGGCAGTCCGTCGCCAACCTGCCCTCGGCGCGTGCCCATCTGGCCACGACCACCGCCTGCGACGGAAAGATCATCGCGATCGGCGGTGAGACCACCAGCAGTGCGGCCGGTGGCGCAGGC
It encodes the following:
- a CDS encoding nitroreductase/quinone reductase family protein, coding for MVSERGFKAMNSAHRLLLKATRGRLGWRAIGMPVLELTTVGRRSGHQHTIMLTSPVRDGRSIVLVASRGGDDRHPDWFLNLRAQPDVEVRLRGGAWRPMRARVATEAERDRLWPRVVAGNRVYEGYQRKSKRVIPLVLLEPR
- a CDS encoding cold-shock protein, which codes for MTMLRGGRLMAAVLPLALVTALASVACTGATAAGPARDSLGTGATTGLDADAVAVRVDWIGGFVTAQMLATRLPLVAIYHDGRVLTEGPVAAVWPGPALPNLQLRRISAADVQKLVDHAVAAGVGTEPDFGQPPIADAPSTRFTVRTAGGVRTMEVTALTEADGTGLTAAQQSARKAAQRLYTELTDLPATLGTGAVSEPEEYSPTAIAAFAEPWAANCPAPSSDGSAPSGSAPSASTPSDGAPAGSMPAGDPPDLCGGGGGLSREARPWPGPPLPGEPYGAGLGLSCVTSSGGDATKVLAAARTADAITPWTSEGATWRLTFRPLLPDESSCADLPAGG
- a CDS encoding TetR/AcrR family transcriptional regulator, coding for MTGPAVSEPVSEPAAVTADQAARWSPNQQAARVRIAQAAARLVARSGIAACTTRAVAEEAGLTKSTVHYYVDNAGELVDLAVLTFLRQFADHVRQHMEVAADGPAAFRVLVSTFLPSEGGSAEPGGAAEPGGDRTPEGGGVELGETARLNSLVLWTTYLAHAWPRGAHAEVLTCFETIRALFEDAIGRCGVPDPAERARAVHLYLLGAVQHNIMRPLPPAEVARAVTALSGVPLHQ
- a CDS encoding alpha/beta hydrolase — translated: MGNAEVRLSLPPGQDADAAELAARIRQLGQPSMRERGVDGARAYLEERSAAGSAGPDVDHVHDATVDVPGRAGVPVRIYRARRRPQAQAGAGLPVVVYFHGGGWVIGSVAASDSFCRRLVHAADCVLVSVGYPLAPEHPYPHAVDSAVAAIAWSAAHAPEWGGDPARLVVLGDSAGGNIATVAVRRLLHHGGPPVARQVLAYPVTAGGQVRAGGHFGADWPLTDDDLNWFSDHYVPDPALRQDPDVAPLHADVQDLPPTTLLLAGCDPLVAEGLTYADRLWQAGVRVDLHLYAGQIHGFLTLDPAALPRAEEALGLVANAIRNT
- a CDS encoding SRPBCC family protein, whose amino-acid sequence is MSPIPTGRVIGEGDRCRLVLTRTFQAPVREVWAAVTEDARLARWIGTFTGDPASGEVTFQMTAEDGAPAQQVEIRECTPPHALRVGIHAGSERWLLDLELAEADGVTTLTFSQPGLDPAAAENVGPGWEYYLDRLVAAETGGEPAAVDFERDYYPAMRDHYQRQASALSPQA
- a CDS encoding serine/threonine-protein kinase, which encodes MKPLGPDDPRTAGAYRLVGVLGAGGMGRVYLGRSPGGRNVAIKVIRPEFADHPEFRARFRREVEAARRVGGRWTAQVIDADADAERPYLVTVYVPGPSLLDAVHRHGPLPAPTVTALGVGLSEALISIHAAGVVHRDLKPSNVLLTVDGPTVIDFGIARAVDSTILTQSGSMIGSPAFISPEQITGGDIGPASDVFALGAVLVFAATGSGPFAGTGTPAVLYGILNGEPRLDGVPAELRAAVEACLHKTPALRPRPAEIRRALLPDDRAGGALWARWLPPELVTGLIRQAVDVLDLEGSGGRPEVVRSDETVSHDAPSRSAVTHAPSHGTVTHTPAYSTAAAEIPGLTPPPEQAGRDGQRRLLAVIASVATMCLVIIVTAVVLIGSRDSGDDAKIADQAGTGSPAPLSASAGPGGRGTASDGSDPAASPVRPGPLPAGYAGTWEGQVTSHLGVTQQVVITLRAGSAGEVVGRSEFTLDGLGGLVSVGSESVKCVGDLELVGLSDGAAVPGIVLRDVPGSDRNPTLLGLQVCTSGGTSRLALTGDDELAFQSDEDDAGRPAGTLSRRG
- a CDS encoding flavin-containing monooxygenase, whose translation is MPAGVSRRTEGSSSSLLPPITQDDDQIAAFLEGVSVPTLVASMAHLTGDPAFVRGPLRPRTFIPNDFQGGLEEHESRALREQALAAIRAYRDAGCPPVPPPPGPLAREIMAWLVCEPVADEYAEMFLEEMNIGGDDPRRLDLGDLDAAARHGLSVIVIGCGQSGLLAGVRLKQAGIPFTIIEKNSDVGGTWLENSYPGCRVDVGNHFYCYSFEPSDGFGGYFSQQPELLSYFRQVMRRHDIAPHVRWSTEVLSATWDEAASRWHLVTRGPDGTQTRLDANIVISAVGQLNRPLTPEIPGLDTFSGPVFHTARWDHSVGLAGKRVALIGAGASGFQVAPAIAEDVESLVVFQRSAQWMAPNRKYRQAVHDGARWAMRHLPGYASWYRFMLMYQASDKALDLVRVDPDWPGLPESVNAANEARRRVLLSWIERQVGDDPELLAKVVPDYPLMGKRLLQDDGSWLRCLRRDNVDLVRDEIIRIEPGAVVTGRGRFEVDVIVLATGFRANEFLAPMDITGRGGARLREEWADGPAAHLGITVPRFPNLFLMYGPGTNLAHAGSIIFHSECQLRFIGSCLRALLTGGHRSMEVTPETFDDYVERLRAELAGTVWAHPAVRHSWYKGDDGRVHVLSPWRLVDYWRMTRDVEPGSYLFT
- a CDS encoding CobW family GTP-binding protein, encoding MAVRVPVIALTGYLGAGKTTVLNHLLRAPGARLGVVVNDFGAINVDAALVSGQVDEPASIAGGCLCCLPDTDGLDVALAKLSQPKLRLDAVIVEASGVADPPALARLIRFSGVPRVRPGGLVDVVDAAAYFDTVDPGTGLPPARFASATLVVINKTDRLPPEHRVDILGRIADRVRESNPQVHIVETTRGRLDPALVLDTANPHDPIDELPLAAAAREAGEAGDGEGHDHDHDGEAHPRADAVTVLATGPVDPGRLVDLIERPPPGVYRLKGTVTVDTGRGLRPHVVNLVGGQIHIAARPSTPKPSTPRPSIPRPSIPRPTSPSPSPGLGPGAARPGFAGDGGDGLVAIGLRLDLAGVQARLEAAVAPCTVRPTADDVRRLARYRRLSV
- a CDS encoding tyrosine-protein phosphatase, producing MWSNSGGRSGLGNLTPFDGITNARDLGGLSTLGGLRTLSSVLFRSGALDRMSERDRHRLVNEMRVGTVVDIRTREESDGDGLQDQRLLPEVRCVHVSVVPEGRIGREPFPDGRDPIALAEGYFVNLVEGAEALAEIIGIIAGAVSVGESVLFHCAAGRDRTGLVAALLLGLVEVTDEHIISDYIASNSHALTIAERLRANPLYVAQSADGIKPVMLRNLTMIHFLGLVGDRFGGVDGWASRVGVSDEAVSGLRRSLVPGQATQSP
- a CDS encoding SDR family NAD(P)-dependent oxidoreductase, whose amino-acid sequence is MTHRVAIVTGGARGQGAAVVRRLRTQDYAVVAMDLTTPESNDPLVVDCQGDVRSENDWGRAVEIAVERFGALHVLVNNAGVLRSGSIPEETADGMRALWEINCLGAFLGVQVALPALRAAAKDHDAAVVNTLSVAAVRGFANHSAYTSSKFALRGFTQSAAKELSRDRIRVNAVVPGPIATPMLDPSTADRLGKELPLGRAGTAQDVAEVVAFLASPAASFITGSEYAVDGGQLM